A section of the Phaseolus vulgaris cultivar G19833 chromosome 8, P. vulgaris v2.0, whole genome shotgun sequence genome encodes:
- the LOC137824342 gene encoding uncharacterized protein isoform X2, which yields MGRRKSKPNRAGGIILETDASAETELNKQNVGEGGEEAKGSYGNIDKPYFVEVARLDWLSSEHLDISEVVLRDLKLSEGFSGFELSEDFCRDQQYLLRFRVCNVSNVLGRIKLGHWPVLPYTDIHLEFARRVTVDHVETCTVLLSGVFDGPDEGVTGLLHLASLKFVTLRPVLGVRLSEEISTLRVRVEVLKSAFNACESLLDTSRQLWKKSMVNVMSWLRPEIMDLEVRYGFFSCMKMDGDPQTEMVDDTCKARKHARFDPAGLYEAIKPSKAEPMLEDDIPELLPKLRPYQRRAAFWMVEREKAVEESQGERERNQFHSPLCIPVDFLNTSSQMFFNPFSGSISLYPETSSPYVFGGILADEMGLGKTVELLACIFTHRRSASGSDILFDLEPQINGDQKVTLKRVKRDRVECMCGAVSESLKYEGLWVQCDICDAWQHADCVGYSPKGKSLKSKQGCESKTYKTTMAVRDGEYVCHMCSELIQATESPIASGATLIVCPAPILPQWHDEIIRHTHHGSLKTCVYEGVRETSFSNASVMDISDLASADIVLTTYDVLKEDLSHDSDRHVGDRHFLRFQKRYPVIPTLLTRIYWWRVCLDEAQMVESNSTASTEMALRLHSKYRWCITGTPIQRKLDDLYGLLRFLVASPFDKYRWWTDVIRDPYEKGDVRAMEFTHKVFKQIMWRSSKKHVADELDLPSQEECLSWLSLSPVEEHFYQRQHETCVRDAHEVIESLRNDILNRQGPDSISLQSSSDPLITHTEAGKLLNALLKLRQACCHPQVGSSGLRSLQQTPMTMEEILMVLISKTKIEGEEALRKLVIALNALAAIAAIQKDFSEATSLYSEALTLAGEHSEDFRLDPLLNIHIHHNLAEILPLASNFALILASKGKQLSESSEFKMTKRHLIVKVDSCHVKRQKISGCDDINVTVPSAELSNVSLSENDTKEDQEFDNLSANSVKSLIAECEDSKQKYLSVFSSKLSAAQQEFQSSYIQVSNAYRDSRTDQNTFWWLEALHHAEQSKDFSTELIRKIEEAISGASSNSKSSRITARFRSISSLKYQIQTGLDQLEASRKTLLDRLLEIDQTMEKPKEEDIERVGKCQNCQPNCDGPPCILCELDGLFQDYEARLFILKNERGGIISSAEEAVDFQKKNVALNHFLSKLSQSSNSSTTSDIGHEESKKRNVGQRVVVSRSASELELILGVIKNYCKARLGRDSVSAATKDLHVFEGMRKEFGHARSLALAQAQYLRAHDEIQMAVSRLHLRASEDDKSLDALGENELVAASSNFSHEKFMSLTMLSQTKGKLRYLKGLVQSKQKMQFESPNSSSFTRETTAMSNSTEEKAVLIAKTDDETCPVCQEKLGNQKMVFQCGHVTCCKCLFAMTEKRLQNSKVHNWVMCPTCRQHTDFGNIAYAVDSQNESSNLSVLHTIDSSEKCEASISVKGSYGTKIEAVTRRILWVKANDHKAKVLVFSSWNDVLDVLEHAFTANNITFIRMKGGRKAHVAISQFRGKENDTKGCEGSTPKSIQVLLLLIQHGANGLNLLEAQHVVLVEPLLNPAAEAQAISRVHRIGQKHKTLIHRFIVKDTVEESLYKLNRSRSNHSFISGNTKNQDQPVLTLKDVEALLSRAPLTMPESEENLGTNTNLRHLPPSVAAAIAAEKRLNEQRT from the exons ATGGGTAGGCGAAAAAGCAAACCAAATCGAGCAGGCGGGATAATACTTGAGACAGATGCTTCTGCTGAGACAGAATTGAATAAACAAAATGTTGGAGAAGGAGGGGAAGAAGCAAAAGGTAGTTATGGTAACATCGATAAACCTTATTTTGTGGAGGTTGCTCGGTTGGATTGGTTGTCGAGTGAACACCTTGATATTTCTGAGGTTGTTTTGAGGGATTTAAAATTGAGTGAAGGTTTTTCTGGTTTTGAATTGTCTGAGGATTTTTGTCGGGATCAGCAGTATTTGTTAAGATTTCGAGTATGTAATGTCAGTAATGTTCTTGGTCGAATCAAATTAGGCCATTGGCCTGTGTTACCCTATACTGATATTCATCTAGAGTTTGCAAGAAGAGTTACCGTTGACCATGTGGAAACATGTACAGTGTTGTTATCTGGTGTTTTTGACGGACCTGATGAAGGTGTTACTGGTCTTCTTCACTTGGCAAGTTTGAAGTTTGTTACACTGAGGCCAGTTCTTGGGGTAAGGCTTTCTGAGGAAATTTCCACTCTGAGGGTAAGGGTTGAGGTATTAAAGAGTGCCTTTAATGCATGTGAGTCGCTTCTTGATACTTCTAGACAACTATGGAAAAAGAGTATGGTAAATGTAATGTCTTGGTTGCGTCCAGAAATAATGGATTTGGAAGTTAGGTATGGGTTCTTTAGCTGTATGAAAATGGATGGTGATCCACAGACAGAGATGGTAGATGACACTTGCAAGGCAAGGAAACATGCAAGATTTGATCCTGCAGGTTTATATGAAGCCATTAAGCCTTCAAA AGCTGAGCCAATGCTTGAAGATGACATACCAGAGTTACTTCCTAAATTGAGGCCATATCAAAGGCGTGCAGCTTTCTGGATGGTAGAAAGAGAGAAAGCAGTGGAAGAAAGTCAGGGtgaaagagaaagaaatcaGTTTCATTCTCCATTATGCATACCTGTGGATTTTCTGAACACCAGTTCTCAAATGTTTTTCAATCCATTCAG TGGAAGTATTTCATTGTACCCAGAGACTTCTTCGCCTTATGTATTTGGAGGCATTCTTGCTG ATGAGATGGGCTTGGGAAAAACTGTTGAATTGCTTGCTTGCATCTTTACTCATCGCAGATCAGCATCTGGAAGTGACATATTATTTGATTTAGAGCCACAAATTAACGGGGACCAAAAAGTCACTTTGAAAAGAGTCAAAAGAGATCGTGTGGAGTGCATGTGTGGAGCTGTGAGCGAAAGTCTTAAATATGAAGGACTATGGGTTCAGTGTGACATTTGTGATGCTTGGCAGCATGCGGATTGTGTTGGTTATTCACCTAAAGGAAAATCTTTGAAATCAAAACAAGGATGTGAAAGCAAGACATATAAAACTACCATGGCTGTGAGGGATGGAGAATATGTATGTCATATGTGCTCTGAACTAATTCAAGCTACTGAATCTCCTATTGCCTCTGGTGCCACTCTCATTGTCTGCCCAGCTCCTATTTTGCCCCAGTGGCATGATGAAATTATACG CCATACACATCATGGCTCCTTGAAAACTTGTGTCTACGAAGGTGTGCGAGAAACATCTTTTTCCAATGCGTCTGTGATGGATATCAGTGATCTTGCCAGTGCTGACATTGTATTAACTACATATGATGTGCTTAAAGAGGATCTGTCGCATGATTCTGATAGGCATGTGGGTGATCGACACTTTCTGAGGTTTCAAAAGAG GTACCCTGTCATCCCAACTCTTCTTACGAGAATATACTGGTGGAGGGTTTGCTTGGATGAGGCACAAATGGTGGAAAGTAATAGTACAGCTTCCACTGAAATGGCTCTAAGACTCCATTCAAAGTATCGATGGTGCATTACTGGTACCCCAATTCAGCGAAAACTTGATGACTTATATGGACTTCTAAGGTTTCTTGTGGCCAGTCCTTTTGATAAATACAGGTGGTGGACTGATGTTATTCGAGATCCTTATGAg AAGGGAGATGTGCGAGCTATGGAATTTACACACAAAGTTTTCAAACAAATCATGTGGCGTTCTTCTAAAAAACATGTTGCAGATGAATTGGACCTTCCATCCCAAGAGGAGTGCCTTTCTTGGCTTTCACTCTCACCAGTAGAGGAGCACTTTTACCAGAGGCAACATGAAACTTGTGTTAGAGATGCCCATGAAGTTATTGAAAGTTTGAGAAATGATATTCTTAATAGACAAGGCCCAG ATTCTATCTCTTTGCAAAGTTCCTCTGATCCTTTAATCACTCACACCGAGGCAGGGAAGCTACTGAATGCTTTGCTGAAGCTTCGTCAAGCTTGTTGTCATCCCCAGGTTGGAAGTTCTGGGTTGCGCTCCCTACAACAAACACCAATGACTATGGAAGAAATACTAATG GTTCTTATAAGCAAGACCAAGATAGAAGGTGAGGAAGCTCTCAGGAAGTTAGTTATTGCTTTGAATGCGCTTGCAGCTATTGCTGCAATACAAAAAGATTTTTCTGAAGCTACATCACTGTACAGTGAAGCTCTTACTTTGGCTGGAGAGCATTCTGAAGATTTTCGCCTGGATCCTTTGTTAAATATTCACATTCATCATAATCTTGCTGAAATACTGCCACTTGCTTCAAACTTTGCATTAATATTGGCATCCAAAGGAAAACAATTATCTGAAAGTTCTGAATTTAAGATGACCAAAAGGCATTTAATTGTAAAGGTTGACAGTTGTCATGTGAAGAGGCAAAAAATAAGTGGTTGTGATGACATAAATGTAACCGTGCCATCGGCAGAACTATCAAATGTTAGCCTTTCAGAAAATGACACAAAGGAGGATCAGGAATTTGATAATTTATCAGCCAATTCTGTCAAATCTCTAATAGCAGAATGTGAAGATTCAAAACAGAAATACTTATCTGTCTTCAGTTCAAAGCTATCTGCAGCCCAACAGGAGTTTCAAAGTTCTTACATTCAG GTCAGTAATGCTTATCGTGACAGTAGAACAGATCAAAATACATTTTGGTGGTTAGAAGCACTCCATCATGCTGAACAGAGCAAAGATTTCTCTACTGAGTTGATTAGAAAGATTGAAGAAGCCATCTCGggagcttcaagcaattcaaaGTCATCAAGAATAACTGCTCG TTTCCGAAGCATAAGCTCTCTAAAGTATCAAATTCAGACAGGTTTGGATCAGTTAGAGGCCTCTAGAAAAACACTACTAGATCGACTGTTAGAAATTGATCAGACAatggaaaaaccaaaagaagaaGATATTGAACGTGTGGGCAAATGTCAAAATTGTCAGCCTAATTGTGATGGTCCCCCGTGTATTTTGTGCGAACTAGATGGATTGTTTCAG GATTATGAAGCAAGACTCTTCATTCTTAAGAATGAACGTGGAGGAATAATTTCATCTGCTGAGGAGGCAGTAGATTTTCAGAAGAAAAATGTTGCACTGAATCATTTCCTCTCAAAGCTATCACAATCTAGTAACAGTTCTACAACATCTGATATTGGTCATGAGGAATCAAAGAAAAGGAATGTTGGACAAAGAGTAGTG gtTTCAAGATCAGCATCTGAGTTGGAGCTAATTCTTGGAGTTATAAAGAACTACTGCAAGGCTCGATTAGGAAGGGACTCTGTCTCAGCTGCCACCAAGGATTTACATGTTTTTGAG GGAATGCGAAAGGAGTTTGGCCATGCAAGGTCTTTGGCATTAGCTCAAGCTCAGTATCTGCGTGCACATGATGAAATACAGATGGCTGTTTCCCGTCTGCACCTAAGGGCAAGCGAAGATGATAAATCTCTTGATGCTTTAGGTGAAAATGAGTTAGTTGCCGCTAGCTCCAACTTTTCCCATGAAAAGTTTATGTCATTGACCATGTTGTCCCAGACGAAAGGAAAACTCCGTTACTTAAAG GGTTTGGTTCAATCTAAGCAAAAAATGCAATTTGAAAGTCCAAACAGTTCTTCATTCACACGAGAAACAACTGCAATGTCAAACTCTACAGAAGAGAAGGCTGTACTTATAGCTAAAACTGATGATGAAACATGCCCAGTCTGTCAAGAAAAGCTAGGCAATCAGAAGATGGTTTTTCAATGTGGGCATGTTACATGCTGTAAAT GTTTATTTGCTATGACTGAGAAAAGACTTCAAAATAGCAAGGTTCATAATTGGGTGATGTGCCCTACATGTCGGCAGCATACTGATTTTGGAAACATTGCCTATGCTGTTGATTCACAGAATGAATCTTCCAATCTTTCAGTGCTGCATACAATTGACAGCAGTGAAAAGTGTGAAGCGTCCATTAGCGTCAAAGGATCATACGGAACTAAG ATTGAAGCAGTCACAAGAAGAATCTTGTGGGTAAAGGCTAATGATCATAAAGCAAAAGTTCTTGTGTTTTCAAGTTGGAATGATGTACTTGATGTATTGGAGCATGCCTTTACTGCCAATAACATTACCTTCATCCGGATGAAGGGAGGCAG AAAAGCACATGTTGCCATCAGTCAATTTAGAGGAAAAGAGAATGATACAAAAGGATGTGAGGGGTCAACACCAAAATCTATTCAGGTGTTGTTGCTTTTAATCCAACATGGTGCGAATGGACTCAATCTTTTGGAAGCGCAGCATGTGGTTCTTGTAGAGCCATTGCTAAATCCAGCTGCTGAAGCACAAGCAATCAGTCGTGTACATCGGATTGGACAAAAACATAAGACCCTCATTCATCGTTTCATT GTGAAAGACACGGTTGAAGAGAGTCTATATAAATTGAACAGAAGCAGGAGCAATCATTCATTCATCAGTGGAAACACTAAAAATCAAGATCAACCTGTTTTGACCCTGAAGGATGTGGAAGCCTTGTTGTCTAGAGCACCTCTTACTATGCCAGAAAGTGAAGAAAATCTTGGCACAAACACAAATCTTAGACACTTGCCACCATCAGTAGCCGCTGCTATAGCTGCTGAGAAGAGACTTAATGAACAAAGGACATGA
- the LOC137824191 gene encoding uncharacterized protein, which produces MTWSLHVADSLKISSLSMSNAYNPVIPCQTLVSQYKVTPPSVNKVGALSFKVRNPCQSHASYVVQLRKNNNGGDGFVVGCAKWGLEREVEDEMKPHEDEEKGRSGMKRFRHKCGEREGDVELLECLEREAIMGEDVGKEPTDYNRRAQIFDRSSQVFQALKEHNNDVFPQDSS; this is translated from the coding sequence ATGACATGGTCCTTGCATGTTGCTGATTCCCTCAAGATCTCTTCTCTTTCTATGAGTAACGCCTATAACCCTGTTATTCCATGCCAAACCCTTGTCTCCCAATATAAAGTGACACCGCCATCAGTTAACAAGGTGGGAGCTTTGAGCTTCAAGGTCAGAAATCCTTGTCAAAGCCATGCTTCTTATGTGGTGCAACTGAGAAAGAATAATAACGGGGGTGATGGGTTTGTAGTAGGGTGTGCAAAATGGGGTTTGGAGAGAGAAGTGGAAGATGAGATGAAACCACATGAAGATGAGGAAAAGGGTAGAAGTGGAATGAAAAGGTTTAGACATAAGTGTGGAGAAAGAGAGGGGGATGTGGAGCTGTTGGAGTGCTTGGAAAGGGAAGCAATAATGGGTGAAGATGTGGGAAAAGAGCCTACTGATTACAACCGAAGGGCTCAGATATTTGATAGAAGCTCCCAAGTGTTCCAAGCTCTCAAAGAACATAACAATGATGTTTTCCCACAAGATTCTTCATAA
- the LOC137824342 gene encoding uncharacterized protein isoform X1, protein MGRRKSKPNRAGGIILETDASAETELNKQNVGEGGEEAKGSYGNIDKPYFVEVARLDWLSSEHLDISEVVLRDLKLSEGFSGFELSEDFCRDQQYLLRFRVCNVSNVLGRIKLGHWPVLPYTDIHLEFARRVTVDHVETCTVLLSGVFDGPDEGVTGLLHLASLKFVTLRPVLGVRLSEEISTLRVRVEVLKSAFNACESLLDTSRQLWKKSMVNVMSWLRPEIMDLEVRYGFFSCMKMDGDPQTEMVDDTCKARKHARFDPAGLYEAIKPSKAEPMLEDDIPELLPKLRPYQRRAAFWMVEREKAVEESQGERERNQFHSPLCIPVDFLNTSSQMFFNPFSGSISLYPETSSPYVFGGILADEMGLGKTVELLACIFTHRRSASGSDILFDLEPQINGDQKVTLKRVKRDRVECMCGAVSESLKYEGLWVQCDICDAWQHADCVGYSPKGKSLKSKQGCESKTYKTTMAVRDGEYVCHMCSELIQATESPIASGATLIVCPAPILPQWHDEIIRHTHHGSLKTCVYEGVRETSFSNASVMDISDLASADIVLTTYDVLKEDLSHDSDRHVGDRHFLRFQKRYPVIPTLLTRIYWWRVCLDEAQMVESNSTASTEMALRLHSKYRWCITGTPIQRKLDDLYGLLRFLVASPFDKYRWWTDVIRDPYEKGDVRAMEFTHKVFKQIMWRSSKKHVADELDLPSQEECLSWLSLSPVEEHFYQRQHETCVRDAHEVIESLRNDILNRQGPGFAHYSISLQSSSDPLITHTEAGKLLNALLKLRQACCHPQVGSSGLRSLQQTPMTMEEILMVLISKTKIEGEEALRKLVIALNALAAIAAIQKDFSEATSLYSEALTLAGEHSEDFRLDPLLNIHIHHNLAEILPLASNFALILASKGKQLSESSEFKMTKRHLIVKVDSCHVKRQKISGCDDINVTVPSAELSNVSLSENDTKEDQEFDNLSANSVKSLIAECEDSKQKYLSVFSSKLSAAQQEFQSSYIQVSNAYRDSRTDQNTFWWLEALHHAEQSKDFSTELIRKIEEAISGASSNSKSSRITARFRSISSLKYQIQTGLDQLEASRKTLLDRLLEIDQTMEKPKEEDIERVGKCQNCQPNCDGPPCILCELDGLFQDYEARLFILKNERGGIISSAEEAVDFQKKNVALNHFLSKLSQSSNSSTTSDIGHEESKKRNVGQRVVVSRSASELELILGVIKNYCKARLGRDSVSAATKDLHVFEGMRKEFGHARSLALAQAQYLRAHDEIQMAVSRLHLRASEDDKSLDALGENELVAASSNFSHEKFMSLTMLSQTKGKLRYLKGLVQSKQKMQFESPNSSSFTRETTAMSNSTEEKAVLIAKTDDETCPVCQEKLGNQKMVFQCGHVTCCKCLFAMTEKRLQNSKVHNWVMCPTCRQHTDFGNIAYAVDSQNESSNLSVLHTIDSSEKCEASISVKGSYGTKIEAVTRRILWVKANDHKAKVLVFSSWNDVLDVLEHAFTANNITFIRMKGGRKAHVAISQFRGKENDTKGCEGSTPKSIQVLLLLIQHGANGLNLLEAQHVVLVEPLLNPAAEAQAISRVHRIGQKHKTLIHRFIVKDTVEESLYKLNRSRSNHSFISGNTKNQDQPVLTLKDVEALLSRAPLTMPESEENLGTNTNLRHLPPSVAAAIAAEKRLNEQRT, encoded by the exons ATGGGTAGGCGAAAAAGCAAACCAAATCGAGCAGGCGGGATAATACTTGAGACAGATGCTTCTGCTGAGACAGAATTGAATAAACAAAATGTTGGAGAAGGAGGGGAAGAAGCAAAAGGTAGTTATGGTAACATCGATAAACCTTATTTTGTGGAGGTTGCTCGGTTGGATTGGTTGTCGAGTGAACACCTTGATATTTCTGAGGTTGTTTTGAGGGATTTAAAATTGAGTGAAGGTTTTTCTGGTTTTGAATTGTCTGAGGATTTTTGTCGGGATCAGCAGTATTTGTTAAGATTTCGAGTATGTAATGTCAGTAATGTTCTTGGTCGAATCAAATTAGGCCATTGGCCTGTGTTACCCTATACTGATATTCATCTAGAGTTTGCAAGAAGAGTTACCGTTGACCATGTGGAAACATGTACAGTGTTGTTATCTGGTGTTTTTGACGGACCTGATGAAGGTGTTACTGGTCTTCTTCACTTGGCAAGTTTGAAGTTTGTTACACTGAGGCCAGTTCTTGGGGTAAGGCTTTCTGAGGAAATTTCCACTCTGAGGGTAAGGGTTGAGGTATTAAAGAGTGCCTTTAATGCATGTGAGTCGCTTCTTGATACTTCTAGACAACTATGGAAAAAGAGTATGGTAAATGTAATGTCTTGGTTGCGTCCAGAAATAATGGATTTGGAAGTTAGGTATGGGTTCTTTAGCTGTATGAAAATGGATGGTGATCCACAGACAGAGATGGTAGATGACACTTGCAAGGCAAGGAAACATGCAAGATTTGATCCTGCAGGTTTATATGAAGCCATTAAGCCTTCAAA AGCTGAGCCAATGCTTGAAGATGACATACCAGAGTTACTTCCTAAATTGAGGCCATATCAAAGGCGTGCAGCTTTCTGGATGGTAGAAAGAGAGAAAGCAGTGGAAGAAAGTCAGGGtgaaagagaaagaaatcaGTTTCATTCTCCATTATGCATACCTGTGGATTTTCTGAACACCAGTTCTCAAATGTTTTTCAATCCATTCAG TGGAAGTATTTCATTGTACCCAGAGACTTCTTCGCCTTATGTATTTGGAGGCATTCTTGCTG ATGAGATGGGCTTGGGAAAAACTGTTGAATTGCTTGCTTGCATCTTTACTCATCGCAGATCAGCATCTGGAAGTGACATATTATTTGATTTAGAGCCACAAATTAACGGGGACCAAAAAGTCACTTTGAAAAGAGTCAAAAGAGATCGTGTGGAGTGCATGTGTGGAGCTGTGAGCGAAAGTCTTAAATATGAAGGACTATGGGTTCAGTGTGACATTTGTGATGCTTGGCAGCATGCGGATTGTGTTGGTTATTCACCTAAAGGAAAATCTTTGAAATCAAAACAAGGATGTGAAAGCAAGACATATAAAACTACCATGGCTGTGAGGGATGGAGAATATGTATGTCATATGTGCTCTGAACTAATTCAAGCTACTGAATCTCCTATTGCCTCTGGTGCCACTCTCATTGTCTGCCCAGCTCCTATTTTGCCCCAGTGGCATGATGAAATTATACG CCATACACATCATGGCTCCTTGAAAACTTGTGTCTACGAAGGTGTGCGAGAAACATCTTTTTCCAATGCGTCTGTGATGGATATCAGTGATCTTGCCAGTGCTGACATTGTATTAACTACATATGATGTGCTTAAAGAGGATCTGTCGCATGATTCTGATAGGCATGTGGGTGATCGACACTTTCTGAGGTTTCAAAAGAG GTACCCTGTCATCCCAACTCTTCTTACGAGAATATACTGGTGGAGGGTTTGCTTGGATGAGGCACAAATGGTGGAAAGTAATAGTACAGCTTCCACTGAAATGGCTCTAAGACTCCATTCAAAGTATCGATGGTGCATTACTGGTACCCCAATTCAGCGAAAACTTGATGACTTATATGGACTTCTAAGGTTTCTTGTGGCCAGTCCTTTTGATAAATACAGGTGGTGGACTGATGTTATTCGAGATCCTTATGAg AAGGGAGATGTGCGAGCTATGGAATTTACACACAAAGTTTTCAAACAAATCATGTGGCGTTCTTCTAAAAAACATGTTGCAGATGAATTGGACCTTCCATCCCAAGAGGAGTGCCTTTCTTGGCTTTCACTCTCACCAGTAGAGGAGCACTTTTACCAGAGGCAACATGAAACTTGTGTTAGAGATGCCCATGAAGTTATTGAAAGTTTGAGAAATGATATTCTTAATAGACAAGGCCCAGGTTTTGCCCATT ATTCTATCTCTTTGCAAAGTTCCTCTGATCCTTTAATCACTCACACCGAGGCAGGGAAGCTACTGAATGCTTTGCTGAAGCTTCGTCAAGCTTGTTGTCATCCCCAGGTTGGAAGTTCTGGGTTGCGCTCCCTACAACAAACACCAATGACTATGGAAGAAATACTAATG GTTCTTATAAGCAAGACCAAGATAGAAGGTGAGGAAGCTCTCAGGAAGTTAGTTATTGCTTTGAATGCGCTTGCAGCTATTGCTGCAATACAAAAAGATTTTTCTGAAGCTACATCACTGTACAGTGAAGCTCTTACTTTGGCTGGAGAGCATTCTGAAGATTTTCGCCTGGATCCTTTGTTAAATATTCACATTCATCATAATCTTGCTGAAATACTGCCACTTGCTTCAAACTTTGCATTAATATTGGCATCCAAAGGAAAACAATTATCTGAAAGTTCTGAATTTAAGATGACCAAAAGGCATTTAATTGTAAAGGTTGACAGTTGTCATGTGAAGAGGCAAAAAATAAGTGGTTGTGATGACATAAATGTAACCGTGCCATCGGCAGAACTATCAAATGTTAGCCTTTCAGAAAATGACACAAAGGAGGATCAGGAATTTGATAATTTATCAGCCAATTCTGTCAAATCTCTAATAGCAGAATGTGAAGATTCAAAACAGAAATACTTATCTGTCTTCAGTTCAAAGCTATCTGCAGCCCAACAGGAGTTTCAAAGTTCTTACATTCAG GTCAGTAATGCTTATCGTGACAGTAGAACAGATCAAAATACATTTTGGTGGTTAGAAGCACTCCATCATGCTGAACAGAGCAAAGATTTCTCTACTGAGTTGATTAGAAAGATTGAAGAAGCCATCTCGggagcttcaagcaattcaaaGTCATCAAGAATAACTGCTCG TTTCCGAAGCATAAGCTCTCTAAAGTATCAAATTCAGACAGGTTTGGATCAGTTAGAGGCCTCTAGAAAAACACTACTAGATCGACTGTTAGAAATTGATCAGACAatggaaaaaccaaaagaagaaGATATTGAACGTGTGGGCAAATGTCAAAATTGTCAGCCTAATTGTGATGGTCCCCCGTGTATTTTGTGCGAACTAGATGGATTGTTTCAG GATTATGAAGCAAGACTCTTCATTCTTAAGAATGAACGTGGAGGAATAATTTCATCTGCTGAGGAGGCAGTAGATTTTCAGAAGAAAAATGTTGCACTGAATCATTTCCTCTCAAAGCTATCACAATCTAGTAACAGTTCTACAACATCTGATATTGGTCATGAGGAATCAAAGAAAAGGAATGTTGGACAAAGAGTAGTG gtTTCAAGATCAGCATCTGAGTTGGAGCTAATTCTTGGAGTTATAAAGAACTACTGCAAGGCTCGATTAGGAAGGGACTCTGTCTCAGCTGCCACCAAGGATTTACATGTTTTTGAG GGAATGCGAAAGGAGTTTGGCCATGCAAGGTCTTTGGCATTAGCTCAAGCTCAGTATCTGCGTGCACATGATGAAATACAGATGGCTGTTTCCCGTCTGCACCTAAGGGCAAGCGAAGATGATAAATCTCTTGATGCTTTAGGTGAAAATGAGTTAGTTGCCGCTAGCTCCAACTTTTCCCATGAAAAGTTTATGTCATTGACCATGTTGTCCCAGACGAAAGGAAAACTCCGTTACTTAAAG GGTTTGGTTCAATCTAAGCAAAAAATGCAATTTGAAAGTCCAAACAGTTCTTCATTCACACGAGAAACAACTGCAATGTCAAACTCTACAGAAGAGAAGGCTGTACTTATAGCTAAAACTGATGATGAAACATGCCCAGTCTGTCAAGAAAAGCTAGGCAATCAGAAGATGGTTTTTCAATGTGGGCATGTTACATGCTGTAAAT GTTTATTTGCTATGACTGAGAAAAGACTTCAAAATAGCAAGGTTCATAATTGGGTGATGTGCCCTACATGTCGGCAGCATACTGATTTTGGAAACATTGCCTATGCTGTTGATTCACAGAATGAATCTTCCAATCTTTCAGTGCTGCATACAATTGACAGCAGTGAAAAGTGTGAAGCGTCCATTAGCGTCAAAGGATCATACGGAACTAAG ATTGAAGCAGTCACAAGAAGAATCTTGTGGGTAAAGGCTAATGATCATAAAGCAAAAGTTCTTGTGTTTTCAAGTTGGAATGATGTACTTGATGTATTGGAGCATGCCTTTACTGCCAATAACATTACCTTCATCCGGATGAAGGGAGGCAG AAAAGCACATGTTGCCATCAGTCAATTTAGAGGAAAAGAGAATGATACAAAAGGATGTGAGGGGTCAACACCAAAATCTATTCAGGTGTTGTTGCTTTTAATCCAACATGGTGCGAATGGACTCAATCTTTTGGAAGCGCAGCATGTGGTTCTTGTAGAGCCATTGCTAAATCCAGCTGCTGAAGCACAAGCAATCAGTCGTGTACATCGGATTGGACAAAAACATAAGACCCTCATTCATCGTTTCATT GTGAAAGACACGGTTGAAGAGAGTCTATATAAATTGAACAGAAGCAGGAGCAATCATTCATTCATCAGTGGAAACACTAAAAATCAAGATCAACCTGTTTTGACCCTGAAGGATGTGGAAGCCTTGTTGTCTAGAGCACCTCTTACTATGCCAGAAAGTGAAGAAAATCTTGGCACAAACACAAATCTTAGACACTTGCCACCATCAGTAGCCGCTGCTATAGCTGCTGAGAAGAGACTTAATGAACAAAGGACATGA